From a single Erpetoichthys calabaricus chromosome 1, fErpCal1.3, whole genome shotgun sequence genomic region:
- the tprkb gene encoding EKC/KEOPS complex subunit TPRKB produces MMHFTQDLELFPNCSVTLLLFKEVQNAAELRKKAMEGLINGALIKSTMIVDAFQVMVATNKAVHLQKLGKMKTRTLYSEIIFNLSPTNNISEAFKKIGISDGDSSVLIVLINEKNTNVDRITSQVDGIQIHIDNLQTMADTTTIRKLFKITPQEEKIGTLLDAIVCRLSTKDVC; encoded by the exons ATGATGCATTTTACACAGGATCTTGAATTGTTTCCCAACTGTTCAGTAACTCTCCTCTTATTTAAAgaagtgcagaatgcagcggAACTTAGGAAAAAGGCAATGGAGGGACTAATTAATGGTGCACTGATCAAGTCAACAATG atagTGGATGCTTTTCAGGTAATGGTTGCAACAAATAAGGCAGTTCATCTACAAAAACTTGGAAAAATGAAAACACGAACTTTGTATTCTGAAATAATATTCAATCTTTCACCAACTAACAAT ATTTCTGaggcttttaaaaaaattggCATTTCTGATGGAGATTCTTCAGTACTTATTGTGctgattaatgaaaaaaatactaatgTGGACAGAATTACAAGTCAGGTGGATGGGATTCAAATTCATATTGACAACCTTCAAACAATGGCAGACACTACCACAATCAGAAAG CTGTTTAAAATTACTCCTCAAGAAGAAAAGATTGGGACCCTGCTAGATGCCATAGTTTGCAGATTGTCAACAAAAGATGTGTGTTAG
- the alg10 gene encoding dol-P-Glc:Glc(2)Man(9)GlcNAc(2)-PP-Dol alpha-1,2-glucosyltransferase yields MEKLESYIFSIVCSTFFLVSCFLFSKITREQRDPYMDEIFHIPQAQKYCEGRFGEWDSMITTLPGLYLVSVGIIKPTVWLAGWTGKAVCSPGMLRFINLLFSCGNLYLVYLILCKLHQKDKSVTASKRILSALALSTFPVLYFFTFLYYTESGSTSFHFLLT; encoded by the exons ATGGAGAAGCTTGAGAGTTATATTTTCTCCATTGTTTGCAGTACCTTTTTTCTCgtttcttgctttttattttccaaaatcaCACGGGAGCAAAGAGACCCTTACATGGACGAGATCTTTCATATTCCGCAAGCTCAAAAGTATTGCGAAGGCAGGTTCGGAGAG TGGGATTCTATGATAACCACACTACCTGGCTTGTATCTGGTGTCCGTTGGAATAATTAAGCCCACTGTCTGGCTGGCTGGATGGACAGGAAAAGCTGTTTGTTCACCTGGAATGCTACGGTTTATTAATCTCCTTTTCAGCTGTGGAAATCTCTATTTGGTCTATCTAATTTTATGTAAACTGCATCAAAAAGACAAg TCTGTCACTGCATCTAAGAGAATCCTGTCAGCTTTGGCTCTTTCAACGTTTCCAGTGCTCTATTTCTTCACTTTTCTGTACTACACGGAATCAGGGTctacttcttttcactttttg